Proteins from a genomic interval of Sulfitobacter donghicola DSW-25 = KCTC 12864 = JCM 14565:
- a CDS encoding BMP family protein, which produces MITTAASALVMNAAQVAAAEPIKTAGIYTVPVEQQWVSRIHIAAVAAQDRGDIAYTYSENVSNTDYARVIREYAEAGNKLIIGEVFGAEQEAREVAAEYPDVAFLMGSSFKEDPALPNFAVFDNYIQDAAYLSGIIAGAMTTSNNIGMVGGFPIPEVNRLMHAFMAGAKEMNPDIAFQVSFIGSWFDPPKAKETAFAMIENGADILYAERFGVSDAAKEKGILAIGNVIDTQSEYPETVVASAIWHFEPTLDKAIAEVQAGSFAAADYGIYSYMNKGGTSLAPYGTFEGKIPEKALALVTKRTEEIMSGAFTVAVNDDEPTSS; this is translated from the coding sequence ATGATAACAACAGCTGCTTCTGCGCTGGTAATGAACGCCGCGCAGGTTGCTGCCGCCGAGCCGATCAAAACCGCAGGGATTTATACCGTTCCAGTCGAGCAGCAATGGGTTAGCCGAATTCACATCGCGGCCGTTGCGGCCCAAGATCGCGGTGACATCGCCTATACCTACTCCGAAAACGTGAGCAACACAGATTACGCGCGCGTCATTCGTGAATACGCCGAGGCAGGTAACAAGCTGATCATCGGCGAAGTTTTCGGTGCCGAACAGGAAGCCCGCGAAGTTGCGGCGGAATATCCTGATGTGGCCTTCCTGATGGGCTCTAGCTTTAAGGAAGATCCGGCGCTTCCGAACTTTGCTGTTTTTGACAACTATATTCAGGATGCGGCCTATCTATCGGGCATCATTGCGGGTGCGATGACCACATCCAATAACATCGGCATGGTCGGTGGTTTCCCGATCCCCGAAGTGAACCGTTTGATGCACGCGTTCATGGCGGGTGCAAAGGAAATGAACCCTGATATCGCCTTCCAAGTTAGCTTTATCGGCAGCTGGTTTGATCCGCCAAAGGCGAAAGAGACTGCCTTTGCCATGATCGAAAACGGAGCCGACATCCTATATGCAGAACGCTTTGGCGTGTCTGATGCGGCAAAGGAAAAGGGCATTCTGGCAATCGGTAACGTCATCGATACCCAGTCAGAATATCCCGAAACGGTTGTGGCTTCGGCCATCTGGCATTTCGAACCGACCTTGGACAAAGCCATTGCCGAAGTTCAGGCAGGCAGCTTTGCAGCGGCTGATTACGGTATTTATTCCTACATGAACAAGGGCGGCACATCGCTGGCGCCTTATGGGACGTTTGAGGGCAAGATCCCTGAAAAGGCATTGGCCTTGGTCACCAAACGCACCGAAGAAATCATGTCTGGGGCGTTTACTGTCGCGGTGAACGACGACGAGCCGACCTCGTCGTGA
- a CDS encoding ABC transporter permease, translating to MRLEPITNPSVLRKVGLPFGALCLTFLAASLLAMIAGANPFSVLSLIVKGAFGSKFAILETLNRATPLIFTGLAVAVAFRAKFWNIGAEAQLYAGALLTVLLGTGALPWPSFALLPALAIAAILAGALILLVPAFLKTRFGVDEVVTTLLFNFIFLLFISMLLEGPIKDPMGMGWPKSARVVPEARLPRMLPDLRLHWGFGVALISAVVIWAIQTRSTLGYEMRAVGLNRQAAAFAGIPVNRVFLKTALLSGGLAALAGFSEVAGVKGSLTLDLSPGYGYTGIIVAMLALLNPLAVVGAALFVAGIFVGADSMSRAAHVPTYLADMMLAIALLLMVLAIMLTRFRIVKD from the coding sequence ATGCGACTTGAACCCATCACCAACCCCAGTGTTTTGCGCAAGGTGGGGCTGCCCTTTGGGGCGCTGTGCCTTACGTTTTTGGCCGCATCCCTGCTGGCCATGATCGCGGGGGCAAACCCGTTTTCCGTGCTGAGCCTGATTGTCAAAGGCGCGTTTGGATCAAAGTTCGCGATCCTCGAAACGCTGAACCGCGCCACGCCTTTGATCTTTACGGGCCTTGCTGTGGCTGTCGCGTTTCGGGCCAAGTTTTGGAACATCGGGGCAGAGGCGCAGCTATATGCAGGCGCCTTGCTGACGGTGCTGCTTGGGACGGGGGCGTTGCCATGGCCCAGTTTCGCCTTGCTGCCCGCGCTGGCCATTGCCGCGATATTGGCGGGGGCGCTGATATTGCTGGTGCCTGCGTTTCTGAAAACCCGTTTTGGCGTAGACGAAGTTGTCACCACCTTGCTGTTCAACTTTATCTTTCTGCTGTTCATCTCGATGTTATTGGAAGGGCCGATAAAAGACCCGATGGGCATGGGCTGGCCCAAATCCGCCCGTGTTGTTCCAGAGGCGCGATTGCCGCGGATGCTGCCAGACTTGCGTCTTCATTGGGGGTTTGGCGTGGCGTTGATTTCTGCGGTGGTGATCTGGGCCATCCAGACGCGCAGCACCTTGGGGTATGAAATGCGCGCCGTTGGCCTGAACAGGCAAGCGGCGGCATTTGCGGGCATCCCCGTCAACCGCGTGTTCCTCAAGACGGCGCTATTGTCTGGCGGGTTGGCCGCGCTTGCCGGTTTCTCCGAAGTGGCGGGCGTAAAGGGGAGCCTCACGCTCGACCTGTCGCCGGGGTATGGGTACACGGGGATCATCGTGGCGATGCTGGCGCTGCTAAACCCATTGGCCGTTGTGGGTGCTGCCCTGTTTGTGGCGGGGATTTTTGTGGGTGCAGATAGCATGAGCCGCGCTGCACATGTGCCGACCTATCTGGCAGACATGATGCTGGCCATTGCGCTGTTGCTGATGGTGCTGGCGATCATGCTAACGCGTTTCCGCATCGTAAAGGATTGA
- a CDS encoding ABC transporter ATP-binding protein, translating to MTQTQGEALRLEGITKRFGKLTANDAVSLSLNAGEVVALLGENGAGKTTLMNILFGQYTPDAGTVRVFGKTLASGNSRAAIEAGVGMVHQHFTLADNLTVLENITLGVEPMTRFRADHKGARERILTLSQNYHLEVSLDAKVGALTVGERQRVEILKALYRDVRILILDEPTAVLTPQEVDKLFATLRLAIAGGLSIVFISHKLHEVLDIADRVVVLRHGKVVGEADTKDTDKAALATMMMGTSAQAPDVAAATPGKALLKLAEVSTPDRGNAPGLKSASLDLLAGQIIGLAGVSGNGQAALADIVGGVEKPASGQLVLNDTVITDWTPRSAVANGIARIPEDRHKTGTIADFDLTQNAVLERYTAGEFSKAGWMNWRAARKFATDIIAKYDVRCPGPETPIRLLSGGNMQKLILGRTLEAGPQVILANQPVRGLDIGAVNYVHSQLLAARDRGAAVLLISEDLDEIMALSDVIHVIADGRLSPGFDRGTMTPAQLGLWMAGQGTEGEPDYAT from the coding sequence GTGACGCAAACGCAGGGTGAAGCGCTTCGCCTAGAAGGGATCACCAAACGATTTGGTAAGCTGACCGCAAATGATGCGGTCAGCCTTTCGTTGAATGCGGGTGAGGTTGTCGCGCTGTTGGGTGAAAATGGCGCGGGCAAAACCACCCTGATGAATATCCTGTTCGGCCAATACACCCCCGATGCTGGCACCGTGCGCGTGTTTGGCAAAACCCTCGCCTCTGGCAACTCAAGAGCGGCGATTGAGGCGGGCGTGGGGATGGTGCACCAGCATTTCACCTTGGCCGATAACCTGACGGTTCTGGAGAACATCACCCTCGGGGTTGAGCCGATGACCCGTTTCAGGGCGGATCACAAAGGCGCGCGCGAACGGATTCTAACCCTTTCGCAAAACTATCACCTAGAGGTTTCTCTGGATGCAAAGGTAGGGGCCTTAACGGTGGGCGAGCGCCAGCGCGTTGAGATCCTAAAGGCGCTGTACCGCGATGTGCGCATCCTGATTTTGGATGAACCGACGGCGGTTTTGACGCCCCAAGAGGTGGACAAGCTGTTTGCCACGCTGCGGCTGGCCATTGCGGGCGGCCTGTCGATTGTTTTCATTTCCCACAAACTGCACGAGGTGCTGGACATCGCGGATCGGGTTGTCGTCTTGCGCCATGGCAAGGTGGTGGGCGAAGCGGATACAAAAGACACCGACAAAGCGGCGCTGGCGACAATGATGATGGGCACCAGCGCCCAAGCACCCGATGTTGCGGCGGCCACCCCTGGAAAGGCGCTGCTAAAGCTGGCGGAGGTCTCCACCCCTGATCGCGGCAATGCTCCGGGTTTGAAATCGGCTTCGCTGGATTTGCTGGCGGGGCAGATTATCGGGCTGGCGGGTGTATCGGGCAACGGGCAGGCGGCGCTGGCCGATATTGTGGGGGGCGTGGAAAAACCCGCCTCTGGCCAGCTGGTTCTGAACGACACAGTGATAACAGATTGGACCCCCCGCAGCGCGGTTGCCAATGGCATCGCCCGCATTCCCGAAGACCGTCACAAGACCGGAACAATTGCCGATTTTGACCTGACGCAAAACGCTGTGCTGGAACGCTATACCGCAGGGGAATTCAGCAAGGCAGGCTGGATGAATTGGCGCGCCGCGCGCAAGTTTGCCACCGACATCATCGCAAAATACGATGTCCGCTGCCCCGGTCCTGAAACGCCGATCAGGTTGTTATCTGGGGGGAATATGCAAAAGCTGATTTTGGGCCGCACGTTAGAGGCAGGCCCGCAGGTTATTCTGGCCAACCAACCTGTGCGGGGATTGGATATTGGCGCGGTGAACTATGTGCATAGTCAGCTATTGGCGGCGCGGGATCGCGGCGCGGCTGTTTTGCTGATCTCGGAAGATCTGGATGAAATCATGGCCCTGTCAGACGTCATCCATGTGATTGCGGATGGCCGCCTATCGCCCGGGTTTGATCGGGGCACCATGACGCCCGCGCAGCTGGGCCTGTGGATGGCTGGCCAAGGCACAGAAGGCGAGCCCGACTATGCGACTTGA